The window tctttcttttgtaactccttatatagatgtcAACTTTGGAGCCAATCCCGATATCctaatagagcctttctcagtctctaccctagtgggtaagtctatcatagcccggcgagtatacaggaactatcctgTTATGGTGTCTcataaagttacttcagcagacttctTAGAGTTATAGATGACAGAATTTGATGTCAtcctcggcatggattggctccattcatgttatgccttagttgatgGTAAAAATAGGgttgtctattttcagttcctgaatgaacctattctagaatggaggggtagtaccacaacactttagggtcaacttgtttcataccttagagtgagaaaaatgatatccaagaggtgtgtATATAATTTGATACaattcaaagactctagttttaagactcctaatcttgagtcagttccaatctcaagtgaatttccagatgtgtttcctgaagatctccctggattttctcctgaaagggaaattgactttggaatagaccttattcctgatactcaacctatctctattccatcaTAAAGAATGGGTCTAGctgaacttaaagaattgaaagaacagttgaaagacctcttagacaaagggttcatcaTGCCCAATGTATTCCCTTGGggtacaccagttttattcatgcaaaagaaagacgattctcttagaatgtttatagactaccatcagttgaataaagtcacagtcaagaataagtaccacttactagaatcgatgacttgtttgaccaactttagggtgacagttaattttctaagatagacctcagatcaggctatcatcagctcagagtcagagaatgtgacattctaaaaatagcttttataactcggtatggtcacttagaaCTCcaagtcatgttatttggtcttaccaattgtaatgccccgattttgtaccctggatgctatacggggctcataatctcgaaggatcacaagctaatccatgaatggtacctgctgctataactaaacaataatactaaaCAATATGCAAAATTAGAtggaaacatgccataaggttcaatctgtAAATAATACTAAtagggtataataataccaaaactgaatatcaatgttgtaaactgaacaactgtctgagtgtactctagtctgaaaaaagcctctaaactatctgaattgtggagttgatgggacaagcccccaactaacttcatctactaaaataaaactaaattactgtagataataagcatgtccttgaactatgagaactcaccactactctgaaagttgaaaatctaaactgctaagggtgttCTAGAGCTCGTGCgccagaacctatgatataagacatcatagcacaaaagcatgcgtcagtactttgaatgtactggtatgctcagtgaggtaggataaaatacatgggttcatatgcatgaacaatactaactaaataacattagtatgactgaataagagtacatacatgaatgcatagaatGTAACTAAGATTGTGATAATACTAAATACTGAGTCTGATTGCTGAAATTAATAAAACAATATTTGGGAATACtaatactaaattactgataactgaatgactacatctgacagtcctggttctGTGAAACTATACTaagtttcatactgagctgagtgactatatctgatagttttaaatctatagaactgaactaatttctattctgagactgactGAAACTTAGActatgggagataatcatctaaccgaaatgcccTTCTTGAAATTGATaggggtccaaactataaccctagttggaagggtgtcaatatcgtgccacgggtaaggacaagatATGAGTTAACTCTCTTTGACAAGAAGCTCTTCCGCCAACCCTCTCTGGTAGGAAAACTTaataagatatatcaacccttataatatctagcaggaagatatctcaacctatgctagctacgtagttttgtaacgtAGGGATTGCTAATAAGGGTCCAACCCTttgctggtaggaatgcccctatccctgggttcgctcgatgctgaattctactcccaactgaatggatattgaactgattcctagtttGTAATAGGCTGGACTAAACTATTAATGATATTACTGTTTGACTGAAtggaactgagtttactgaattttgtagactaacggaatactactaaattctattaactgactgagcaCAGAGTGCTACTGAGGTCTACACTGAGTACTGTGACTGAATTATGAACACTACTGAGGTTTCCTGAGTTTTGTAGCTGACTAAaaatactactgatcgtgatgtgactgatactattctatgactaaccatggctctaggtaatcagctaaattgtcgggtataaataccccagaactcgatagcataaattaagagacatggcacaaACTTGCAACTTATAAGCTAAGTACTTATCATTATTCATTaattggggcattttaacaaacacttgcatggcatgaacttgaatacatgctaacatgatataatttcactattttacccacatgcttaattcatcaatcacttgaaaggcataaaatatgcacataatactaatcaacatgtgagcacacAATTCCAATTACCAAATTCACAATTCGAAGGCTTTAGCATGATTTCACTtgataacacatataaatcaatttaccccacatgaaacttatcataaaacatggattcaaaactcaattaatcaatataaacatgattaTTATCAAACCCAATAtagaattcataaaatccataacataaagtttaaaaatagttttttggacttcaagggtgaaagggacccttggatgaacactttacataccttactgcttggattcttgaagattgatggagtgtCTTTAagaattgatcttgaaattgatgttctagggtttagttcttgagagcaatttgagagaaaggagTGTAACTTGCTTTGTGGaggctgaattttgtgttttaggggttGGGTAGAAGTAGgaaaaatgtcccaaatacccCTGTGGACGTTGCTTTTCAATTACTGAAAATTCAATTATCGATGCACAGGTTGATGAGCTGCGCCATTAGCATCGATGCGATGGACAACGCGCTGCGTCGAGTTTGCAttgattcactggaatttgacactgggagctggggaaaacattCATCAATGCAATAGTCGACATGGCGCGCCAAGATCGTGTTGATCCACtgttttaggattccaaaggagcttcaaatgaagcctGAAAAATCTGAAACCTGTCCGAGAACACCcattgacattcctaatcattaattaacttaaatatcaatatttaatgaacATAAAGgtaatgaaataagatttccaacttttgaaggctaaaatggcactaagtctgaatgcttagctaaaatattctaagtttgggatcccttaacaagcttaaaggactgaattaagctaagaattttatggggtcttacattaatGGCCTAGTAGATTTAATGGACTttatgaaccgcgtgttcaacaagtacttggacatgttcattatagtcttcatcgatgacattcttgtctactcccgcagtgaaaatgaccatgcagaccatctcaaaatagtattgcagactctcagagcccatcagttgtttgccaaattcaataaatgcaaattttggctaagatcagtagcttttcttggtcatattattttcgatgatggcattagatttgatcctcaaaagaccaaagcagtgataaattggcccaaacccatctctccatcagatatcaggagtttcttaggtttgaatGGCTATTACCGATATTTTGTTAAAGAATTTTtgtttattgcatcccctatgtctagattgactcagaagaaagttaaattttagtggttagattcttgtgaaaagagttttcaaaagttgaagactcgactcactacaaccccaattttgactttacctgatggttcaaatggatttgtagtatattgtgatgctcctaaagttggtttggggtgtgttttgatgtagagaggtaaggttatagcctactcCTCTAGACATCTTGgaccccatgaaaataattatcccatccatgatcttgaattagtagatgttgtatttttcttaaggATTTGGAGGCACGATTTGTATGGGCTACATATTGATTATGgtcacagaccataaaatcttGTGGTATATATTTTATCAGAAAGACCTgaacttgcatcagagaaggtggttagagttgttgaaggactatgacatgagtgttctgtatcatttcagcaaggccaatatagtggcagatgcctttAGTAGGTTGcacatgggtagtgttgctcacgttgaggatggtaagaagaaggtagtttaggaagttcatcatcttgccagactaggtgtccattTAGTTGATTCGattgagggtagtgtttgggtgcagagtagttcggaatcttctttagtttccaaggtaaaagaaaagcatgaCACTGATCCTAGCTTAGTTAttttaaaagagtcagtcagagatcagaaagtagaggttttctcccaagggagagatggtgtgttataTAGctagggtaggctatgtgtgccatgtATGGATAGCGTGAGACAGTGAATTCTTGATAAAGttcatggtgcacgttactctatttatccagtgGCCaataagatgtaccgcgacttgcaaaAGGTCTATTGGTAactgggataaagagagatattacaaagTTTTAGCTGAGTGCTcaacatgttagcaggttaagattgaacatcagaaccctattccaaaagggtcttggtacccaagtacacctcagtacaacttttcaccctcatacaaatggtcaagcagaaaggaccattcacactttagaagatatgttaagagcgtgtgttgtcgactttaagggtagttgggatgaccacttaccttttattgagttcgtatataataacagctatcattccagtattcagatggctccatttgaggctctttatgggagaagatatagatctctcattatttagtttgaggtaggtgaggccgaggtagtggggcctgacttggtatttgattccttagagaaagtacagttgatcagggagaggcttaagacagcccagagccaatagaaatcttatacagatgtgagaaggaaagatcttgaatttgagattggtgattatgtgtatttgaaaatctctcctatgaaggggttgaagagatttggtaagaaggggaagcttagtcgtcgatatattggtcctcataggattttgagttatttcaataAGGTAGATTATGAGAATAAGTTACCTGCAGACTTaccatcagtgcatccagtatttcatgtcctTTTGCTAAAGAAGTGCTTAGGTGATCTAGtagttatagtccctatagaaagtgtagatgttcaaaatagtatctcttatgaggaagtcccagtcgaaatccttgatcgtcatattcgcagactaaggaacaaagaaattactttgttcaaagttctttagcgaaatccgtccattgagggagctacttgggaagcagaggaagaCATGCGAactaagtatccttacctcttctccgcaaactcagacttagTATAAGTAACATCCTACCTTAGATTTACTATATTCCATACTCAGTTACAATTTCATaaaattctcatatcattcatgcattcatgaaacagtTCAGTCATATGTCATGTCTCCAGAATTCAGTTATGCTTCAGTTATACATGTTAGTATAAGTACAGTACCTCttagttcagtcagtctcatttgaggatgaatgttcccaagggggagatattgtaagaccctgtaaaagtTCTAGTTTAATTCATtcccatatagcttgtaataaagggtcccaaacatagaaaaattcagctaagtgttaaaacttagaatcatttttagccttcataattggaTGGCCTTATTTTCTATCCTTATGACCTTAgattgtcgatttttaaattgattcatgatcagggatgtcaatatcTCATCTTgggtgaattttgaaattttcaaacatcgtttgggtcatgtttggatgaccaaaatagcaagccaacaCGATCTAGACGAgtcgcattggctatcgcatcgacaGCATCAACGCGGTGCGTCGGCCATTACGTCAACACCATCGATGCGGCACGGCACTTTCTGCGGCATTAGGCATATTTTTCTCATTAAACTTCAACTTTACAAGGGTAATTAGGTCCTTTTTCCCTCGCCCAATTcagctaaaacatgaaattaagctttcaaaagggcaaaatacattcattattcacaaaattctctcaagaaacaaACCTTACTTCATCAAGATCAAGATCAAattccaagaaatccccaacaatatTCATGAATTCCATCacttaggtatgttaggtgttcatccctgggtttactttcatccttggagttcaagaaccctttttaaaactacaagctttcagtttcatgatttacatgtgcaaattgggttgtattcatgtttgtgttgttgtatgggcttttaaatcaagacttaattataagtttcatgaacataagatagcatgtatgttgattgatgtaattcctaTGCTAAATCCCTTGAAATtacaagtttaagttgtagtcatgatgcttatgtttTGTTCATTataatgtgcattaattatgctccccaagtgttaaatagaatgtccatgtgaattgaatagtgtaattatgacatgttagcatgtgttctcattcatgtacaagttcctgacctccaagtgtttgaaaaaatgtctcAGTGATTGAATTATGGACAATTaactattgctatgctttcaagatttgctatgttttatctattatgctaacgagtcctgggggtatttattacccaaaatctagctatttacgtAGTTACAGCAGTTATAAACTAGTCCCAACAAAGGTCAAgaacaatagtactcagtcacttaacagaactcagtgaactcagtccagtacagtcagtcaacacgatcagtatcagttcagtcaagcctagtacagtctagtaatcagttcagtgtcgatgCAATTAGGAGTAAGATTCAACACTGAGAGAACACAGGGAgggtcttgtacatgggtgtgtagcgctccatacttatggacaaaagggtatgagacattttaggaaaaagttcctttctttcagtgttcatatcgtgtgagtgagcatgagctcaagttaaaatctttacctAATATAAATTTTCCTTTCGTTTACAGAACTTGCCTCCTAAAAAGACCAACGAAAAAAGAACTgggaaccagccagcacctctgccCTTTCaaaaagatcccctgaatgagtatgtttctcatgtagaattcagagcagctttcaccactctagctcattttaTGGCAGCTCAGAATAAATGTCCAACTACTATCCAGACCAATACTGCTGTAGCACACAAGCTCCTTTAGGTCGCTTAGTCCCTCCTTCAGatttggttttatgctttaccatcccgtcaAGAGCagaaggattcaccagatgttgttactggtatgcttcgtgtctttcatcttaatgtttatgtgttgttagatcttgggtcgagtttctcttatgtgaccccattagttgcagtgaattttgaaataggtccaaAAAGCtttctaagcccttcttagtttctaccctagtcggtgagtcagttgttgccaatcAGATCTATATAAAGTAtcttatcactgtccttcataaattcatgttagaaaatttaatagagttagatatgattgactttgaccttattcttagtatggattagctccattcctattatgcatccatagattgtcgcacacgagtggtgaagttttaatttacagatgagctagtctttgagtgagaaggtaattcagtgtcttccaagattcatttcatatcctatataaaagccaaaaagttgatatcaaaagggtgtatctatcatctagttagagtcacagacactaagtctgagactccaacagtccAATCAATCCATGTAGTCAGTGAGTTTCCTGAGGTATTGCCCGAATattttccaggggtacctcctgatagggaaatagaatttgatattgaccttcttcaagatactcagtccatctctattcctccatatcgaaTGGCTCTAgccaagcttaaagagttaaaagagcagcttaaagacctcttagataaatgtttcataaggcccagtgtctctccatagggcggcgctcccgtcctattcgtgcgaaagaaaaatggttctttgtgAATATGAATTGACTATtttcagctgaataaagtcacaataaaaaacaactatcctcttcctaggattgatgatttattcggcCAACTCCAAGTtacaagttacttctcaaagatagaccttagatccggctatcattaacttagagtaagggaatgtgatatttcaaagacagtttccagaacccgttatggtcattttgagtttctagtcatgtctttcaggctaacaaatgccccagtcatggacttgatgaacagagtgttcaaacagtagctggacatgtttatcattgtttttatcgatgatattcttgtctattctcgtagtgagtatgaccatgcagaccatcttataATTATGTAGCAAACTCTAAGAGATCATccgttgttcactaaattcagcaaatgcaaattttggctaagatcagtagctttcctcagtcATATTGTTTCCCATGAGGGCATTAGAAtttatccccaaaagacagaagcagtaagaaattggcctagacctatctctccatcaaatactaaaagtttcttgggtttagttagcTATTACAGACATTtcattgagggtttctcatctattgcgtccttcatgtctagattgactcagaagaaagttaaattttagtggacagattcttgtgagaagagttttcaggaattgagaACTCTACTCACTTCAACTACAGTCTTAGTGCTACCTGGTGGTACAGATGGGTTCGTTGGCTATTGTGATACTTCTAAACTCAACTCACGTCAGAAGTTTGGCAGAGTACTCTTTCACAGTATCTTCTTCTTTCATCCTTAACATCTCAAATTCTCTTTTGAGAGTTAAGATTTTGACCATTTTCACTCTATCACTTCTGTTGAACTCCTCTTTTAGCTTATCTTATGCatctttaggcattttataagCCATTATTCGTGTGAAAATCACTTTTGAAAGTGCTAAATGAAGACATGTGAGAACCTTTAGTTTCatatagtgtaataccccgtactttttttcttagctcagtttagctcttagtgtgtcaagggttaacttcaaaagtgtataactcttgaCATGtatagaattttccaaatttagacccactaatgtgtagataattgaatcagcattccaacgataccaattttgcctgaaTCCGATACTCAGTTGAGAATTTATGGCGATTTTAGTGAAATAAGTAGAACACCGCGATAAGCACCACGTCGCGGTAATGGAAAAATTCGCAGTTGTTCAATTTCTAGTAGAGCATTGCGATTATCCTGCGTCACGGAGAAGTTCCAGTTCACATTCGTCCCTTTCTAGTAGCTCAATGTGATTTGCCTATATCGCGTCTAAATTCCTAATTGGACAGACACCGCATCACAATGGAGTGCAAAATGGTACTCATCCTTTTTCAGTGACGTAACACAATTTCTCCACGTCACGCAAGATCCCAAAAAGTAaattgtcccttttccaatgagccaccgcaATAACGGCACGTCGCGGTAGTGTGCCAAATCGAGATTTTTCCTGTTTTGAGTAATTTTTACAAAGGGCAATCTAGTCATTTTGCAAGCTCCAAATCTTGAGAAACAAGGaatttaacctattctaagcattatatgtATGTTTTCCACataatttctctcaaagaaaGCCTAGAACATCAACTcttaatcctcaagaaatccaaattccaccattctttttccaagataactcaaaattaaagattcctaattcaagaacttcaagaatcaatcttcaagagcacaactaggaactcaaagttcaagcttctttatcattttcatcaattaagatatgtgaggttttcaacaaggataactctttcatctttgtgcccaaaaattagttttaaagttgaattttatatgaaattatatgaatttcaatttagggtttatacccacttaattactatttgaagattatgagattttgagaggTTTAGATGtcgaattgcatgtctactttcgtatATTCATGCGTATTGTAGTAATTTCctgatttagaattgaattatcaatattttcattatcaaacatgAACTTTATGATCATTTGACATAAATGTGgtgcatgggttactaagccctagtttgaatgttgatatttcaagaatgactactCTTTATgcatcccatgattagttattttcagatatcgataaagatttaatcttttgatcttagtTCAGACATGGAATCCTctttacagtttcagttacagtttaaattaacagatatacagttggttttcattataaccattatactagtttttaaagtagatttccaatagaatgagcatacagattaaaggaagtagtatttagctcTATGTTCACATTTctcagaactatgagccaatgtaggttcaaattatcagattatttccatttctatatggatgacaaataCAAACGTGattacttagattaggttatactccttggcaagagtatgacacctctccccaatgtaaggttttcccataaggaaactagacattggacactatgatagcccacatagtgtatgtcggttagaaaaacctcccttgcagaattatttttaaaagtatttttctacAGCCTAATAGCAAAGACCACGCACATAGCTACATAAGACTTTATAAAGTTGGTAGAGGACCATACCTTCCAACTGCTTTCTTACAAGACATATTTCACAAATAAGGACGGTGCATTCATttaaaaactaaacataatatttttaaaaaattattaaacaaaaacctatctagaaaaatctcatattctaacatctctttgAGTCTCTACTTTTcacttctaattttaattctttttcttgttGGTCAGGGATACAGGACTTGGAAAGAATGTAAGAGTTTTTtaattaaaggatattaaggATAATGCGAGTTGGTTGCACggtaataaatatatttgaagcgataaataagaataataaacagTAAAGAgataagtaaaaaagaaagtATGATTCTTATTAAACTATTTCCGACATGATAGTCTAGCAATGTCACCAGAAAGTTAGAGCTTGAGAACTTGAGTTACAATCAGTGAGTAATGAAATTTTTCTGATGAAAATCAAATGAGAAACAAGTGAGGAAAAAGGGTATATTTATAGGCGGGTGATAGACCAAAGTCCGTTCACTAATTAGGCAtgtcagattaggattgactccttagtccttgcagATATCAGTTTAGTGAATCTACGTCTGTCTGCGTTCGTATCCTTAGCAAGGTATagaacacccttccagctggggtcaaCAGTGACAAATATTTGGCGTATTGTACCTTGTCATTGACCAACATATGGGCAAAGCAATACGAATGTGGGGAAGTCCTAGACTTTAAGGCAAGGGCAAAGGCTATTCAGAGACATCTTGGCTTAAGTGAGCGGATTGGCATCTACCCATTTGTTTGCATTTAATGGACGTCTGAATCTAAATGGTTAGACTTCAGttcattaagtgcatttattttttttatgttttaacaCCTCTGAATGAGTCTGAACACGTCTGAATGAATCAGATCTGTGACTTAGCTAAGGGATGGACATCTTGACAAGGTGACTTGATTTAAGGCTAGGTTGACAATATAATGTAGTCCCAACATAAATTCTCCTTAAGCAAACAGTTTGATTTATTACAAACCATATTATAATTGTGAATAACTTGTGAAAATAATTCAATCAAATTTTTGGCGAGGTATTCTGAATAGGAAGTAGTAATATATTTTTCCATTTGTGTTAAAACTATATCTTCAACTTTTGACTTTCATTCATTATGATAACAATTTTGTTGTAGCAAGTTAAAATTGAATATACTACAAGGCTGTATTTTCCTTTGGCTTTACTATTATGAATCTATAGACTAAAAAATCTCCATGAAAAATATTAATCAGAATTATCTGATTATTAagaatcatattatattatgtacACAAATCTCTCTTTCTCTGAACTCTTCTAATTTGTCATCATAACTTTGAACTCATCAAAGCTAAGAACTCCATCTCCATTTATATCAAATCTACTAATCATAGCTTTACAATTTTCGATGGAAGTTGACTCGCCGAGTCTACTCAACATCTTCTTTAAGCTCTTAGGAGTAATGTATCCACTACCTTCCATATCTTCATACAAACCAAATGCTCCAATTAACTCACTCTCTTTATTCCTCTCTTCCTCCATACCTTCCATCAACTTTGTAAAATCTTCCAACCCCAACAACCCAACCCCATCAGAATCAGATAGCCTCACTGCCATCTCAGCCTCCTCCTCCGTCAGCGCACCTCCTGCCGCCTTCATGCATCTCCTTAGCTCAACTGGTGACACCTTTCCATCTCCATTCTCATCAAAATAAGTAAACAACCTCTCTAATTCACCATTATTAGTATCACTACTACTCAGTGAAAGTGGATCAGTAGTAGTTATAGCTGTTGTTGTTTTAGACTCTTCTGTTCCTTATGAGTAGTAGCCTTTTTTAGGACAACCCTATTCTATATTCTTGAGAAAAAAGTCTCTTTTTCAGCCGCGGAAACAAAAACTGACAACTATATGTTTACAAGTACCCTTTTTTTCCAAGAAAGTTTGAGATGTATAGTAAATGATTAAAGTGTGAAAATGAAAAGctgaaacaaagaaaaattgggAACTTAAACTTTTGGGTGAAACAAAGCTTGGGAAATTAACTAACTTTTGGAAAAAAGCTGTTGAAAGATGAAAGGATAtgagaatgaagaagaagaataacaaaGGGATAGTTAATGGTATTAGTTATTAATTCCGTGGGCATACCACGTAGTGAAACAACTTGTAAGACCATTTGTTTCTAGTAGAAGATAAGATACTTTGTCTGTCGAGCGGTACTTGTCCACTGATTTGACACAGAGatcaagaaataataataataataaataattttattatatcactttttaaatataataaaattaatgtcTTGAAAAATATAGTGagtgataaatattatttaataataaaaataaaatgaataaaaaataataaattttttatattaaatatattgaatatttatttttaatataatgaagaaatattttttaactagAAGGTTGAAAAGTAAACAGGCAACACGctgttaaaaaaaaaacatgatgtTTTGATTTGTGGGAAAAAGTCTTATCCTGACCACAAATTAAAGACTAGGTGTTTGGTATGTATGTTGGGTGGGGTTAGGGATTGACACCTTTATATTATATGGTCATCAATAATGTCATGCCAAATTGACGCATATCCTTACCTtactttaaatttgtttttttataCTTCCTtcgattatttttatttataattttttaatatgacatatttattaataaaataataattaatagagTGAGTTTATATTATTATCTCTGGGAATTGCTATTTAGTAAtatgtattgaaaaataatttagagaa of the Capsicum annuum cultivar UCD-10X-F1 chromosome 11, UCD10Xv1.1, whole genome shotgun sequence genome contains:
- the LOC107846197 gene encoding calcium-binding protein CML38-like — translated: MKAAGGALTEEEAEMAVRLSDSDGVGLLGLEDFTKLMEGMEEERNKESELIGAFGLYEDMEGSGYITPKSLKKMLSRLGESTSIENCKAMISRFDINGDGVLSFDEFKVMMTN